One Anatilimnocola floriformis genomic window, CCGCTGCGCTATAACGTGCGCAATCTGTCGACGCGTTGGCTCACCACCGCGCTAACCGCACTTGGTTTTACGCTGGTCATCGGCGTGCTGGTGGTCATGCTCTCGTTTGTGAACGGCATGTATGTGCTCACGCAATCGACGGGTGTGCCCGGCAACGTGCTGGTGATCTCCGAAGGTTTTCAGGACGAATCGATCAGCAACTTGCCGAACGACACCGTGACCGATGTCGTGCTGCAGCCGGGTATCGTGCGCGACGACAAAGATCGGCCGCTGGCGAGCGCCGAGACCTATGTGATTGTCGTGCAACCAATCGAGAATCACGACTCAGGCCGGGCCGCAGGTCGGCGGTTTTTGTCGGTGCGTGGTGTCGACGATGTGGAACTCGCCGCGCAGGTACATGATATGTCGCTCGGTTCAGGCCGCTGGATTTCGAAGGAAGGCGTTACCAGCCTGGGCGAAGGGCGCGACGCGCTCGAAGCCGTCATCGGCGTGGGCATGGCTCGCGAACTGGGCAGCACGCGCACCGCGGCTGAGTTGGCCGCGGCGAAAGACAAAGAGCAACTCGCCGAGGGAGATTTCTTCACGCTGGGCGAACGAAAGTTTTTGATTGTCGGCGTGATGAAAGCGACCGGCTCGACGTTCGACTCCGAGATCTGGGCCAAGCGGAGCATCATTGCCCCGATGTTCGGCAAGGATTCGTATTCCTCCGTCGTGCTGCGAACGGCTGGCGCCAAGGAAGCCCGCCAGCTGAAGAACTTTCTCAACAATGGTTACTCGAAATCGGTGCAGGCCTACGTCGAGACCGAATACTTCGCCAATATGCAGGAGACCGGCAAGCAGTTTTTGTACGCCATCATTGTCTTTGCGGCGGTCATGTCGATCGGTGGTTTGTTCGGCGTGATGAACACGATGTTTGCCACGGTCGCGCAGCGCTCGCGCGATATCGGCGTGCTGCGGATGCTCGGGTTCACGCGGCTCGAAGTGCTCGCCTCGTTTCTAGTCGAGTCGCTTTGCCTCTCGTTGCTCGGCGGCGCTATCGGTTGTCTCGGCGGCGCGTGGTGGGCCAATGGTTACACCGTAAAAAGCATCGTCGGCGGTGGTGTCGGTGGCGGCAAAATGGTGACGCTCGACATGATCGTGAGCGGCGACATCCTTGCGGTCGGCTTGAGTGTGGCGCTGATCATCGGCGCGGTCGGCGGGTTGCTGCCGGCGATTAGCGCGATGCTCGTGAAGCCGCTCTATTCGTTGCGCTAAGTCAATGCGGTAGAAGCGGGTGCGCGAGAGCGGTATAATCCGCGCGTCTAGGTAACGAACCGCCCTCTCTCAGGAGCTTGCCTTGAACGATTTTGCCTACGCAGCCCCCACCTCGCTGGCCGAAGCGACGAAGTTGCTGCAGGAATCCAGCGGTTCGGTGAAGATCCTCTCGGGCGGCACCGACATCATCGTGCAACTGCGCGAGGGAGCCCGCGAAGCCGACCTGGTCGTCGATGTGAAAAAACTGCCGGAGCTGCAAGAGCTCAATTTCTCGGCGACACATGGCTTGCGATTGGGAGCAGCGGTGCCCTGCGCGCAGGTGTACGACGACACTCGAATCGCGGCGGCTTATCCGGCGTTGGTCGATGCCGCCAAGATCATTGGCGGCTGGCAGATTCAAAGTCGCGCGAGCATTGGCGGCAACTTGTGCAATTCGTCGCCAGCCGCGGATTCCATTCCGGCGCTGATCGCACATCATGCGTACTGCGAAATCGTGGGCCCCGCCGGCAAGCGAAACGTTCCTGTCGAACAGTTCTGCACTGGCCCGGGCAAGAATGTGCTGCAGAAGGGCGAGTTGCTGGTCGCGCTGGTTTTTCCGCCCGATTTGTCGCATTGTTCGTCGGCCTACGAGCGGTTCATTCCGCGCAACGAAATGGACATCGCCGTGGTCGGCTGCGGCTCGCGCGTGCAGTTGAATGCAGCCTGCGACACAATCGAGTTCGCTCGCATCGGCCTGGGCGCCGTGGCTGCCACTCCGAAGTATGCCCAGGAAGCCAGCGAATGGCTCGCCGGGAAACCGGCCAACGAAGACAGCTATACCCAGGCGGGTGAACTGGCGAAAAAAGTCGCCACGCCGATCAGCGACATGCGCGGGACGGCTGAGTATCGAACGCATCTGGTCGGCGTGCTGGTAAAGCGAACGCTGACGACGGCGGTCGAACGGGCCAAGTCGTTCAAGAATCCGTAACAACACTGTAGCTGAATTCGCCAGAGTTCAGTTGCACGAGCGTGGTCTCTGAATTCTGGCGAATTCAGCTACTTTGAATATCAAGGATCGGTCTGTGGCCAAGAAGACAGTCGTCACGGCGGAAATTAACGGCAATAGCACGGAGTTTTTGTGCGAGCCGCGGCAGAGTCTGCTCGAAGTGCTCCGCGACACGTTGCATCTCACCGGCAGCAAAGAAGGTTGCAACAACGGCAACTGCGGTGCGTGCACCGTGCTGCTCAACGGCAAGCCCGTTCTCAGCTGCCTGGTGCTCGGCGTGGAAGTCGAGGGTGCGAAGATCGAAACGGTCGAGTCGCTCGCGCAGAATGGTCAGCTTGCGCCGGTGCAGCAATGCTTTCTCGAAGGGGCCGCACTGCAATGCGGCATCTGCACTCCGGGCTTTCTCGTCGCGACGAAGGCGTTGCTGGAAAAGTATCCGCAGCCCAGCGAGCACGACATCCGCTTTCACCTGGCCAACAACCTCTGCCGCTGCACGGGCTACGACAAGATCGTGAAAGCCGTGCAAACCGTAGCCGCTCAATAACAACCGCCACCGGGCTTGCCCGGCATGCCTCGGTGACGGTGGAAATAAAGGATTGAATCGATGCAAGATCTCTACCTCGGCAAGACGAACTACAAAGTGATCGGTCAACGCCCCGTGCGACACGACGGCGCGGACAAGGTCACCGGCAAGGCGATCTACACGGCCGACTTGCACCTGCCGAATATGGCCCAGGCGCGGATGGTGCGCAGCCCGCACGCGCATGCCAAGATCGTGCGCATCGATACTTCCGCAGCCGAAAAGATGCCGGGCGTACTCGCAGTCATTACCGGCAAGGACTTTCCTGATCTGAAGGAAAAAGTCGCCCTCATGGGCGAAGCCGGCGCGGTGAATCTGCAGCACCTCTCGGCTAATTGCCTCGCGCATGACAAGGTTCTGTACAAGGGACACGCCGTCGCTGCCGTAGCGGCAAAGACCATTCATGAAGCGGCCGAAGCAGCGAAGAAAATCGTCGTCGAGTACGAACCGCTGCCGAGCGTCACCTGGGTGCTCGATGCGATGAAGCCCGACGCGCCGCTGCTGCACGAAAACAATCGCACCGACGAAATGGGGCAGAAAGGTGATAAGCCCAGCAATGTGACCGTGCATATGGCGTTTGAGCAGGGCAACATCGCCGAAGGGTTCCAGCAGAGCGACATCGTCATCGAGCGCGAGTTCAAAACGGCGAGCGTCCATCAAGGTTACATCGAACCGCACGCCGCCGTCGCCATGTGGAATGAAGACGGCCGACTGAAGATCTGGACTTCGACGCAGGGCTCGTTTGTTTGTCGTCAACAAACGGCAGAACTGCTGCAGATTCCGGTCTCGCGCGTCCTCGTCGTGCCGTGCGAAATCGGCGGCGGCTTTGGTGGTAAGATCACCGTTTATCTCGAACCGGTTGCAGCCCTGCTCAGCAAGAAGTGCGGCCGGCCGGTGAAGATGACGATGCAACGCAACGAAGTCTTCGAAGGGACCGGCCCGACGCCAGGCTCCTACGTGCGCGTCAAGCTTGGCGCGAAAAAAGACGGCACGCTCGTCGCCGGCGAGGCTTGGCTGGCCTACGATTGCGGCGCTTATCCGGGCGGCATGATCGGGCCCGGCTCGATGTGCGTCTTCAGTTGCTACAACATTCCGAACGCTCGCGTCGACGGCTACGACGTCCTCAACAACAAGCCGAAGACGCAGGCCTATCGCGCGCCGGGGAGCACGCAGGCGGCATTCGCGACCGAGCAAGTCATCGATGAACTCGCGCTGCAACTGAAGATGGATCCGATCGACATTCGTTTGAAGAACGCTGCCAAGGAAGGAACTCGCCGAGTCGATGGTCCCGTCTATCCGCGGATCGGATTCATCGAAACGCTCGAAGCCGCCCGGAACAGCGATCATTGGAAATCGCCGCTCCCCGGCAAGGATTGTGGCCGTGGTCTCGCGAGTGGTTTTTGGTTCAACATCGGCGGCGCATCGAGCTGTGCCGCGAGCGTGATGGAAGACGGCAGCGTTTCGCTCATCGAAGGCTCGACCGATATCGGCGGTTCGCGCACGAGCATCGCGATGCAACTCGCCGAATCGCTGGGGATCACGGCGGAGGATGTTCGTCCTCAAGTGGGCGATACCGATAGCGTTGGTTACACATTTCTCACGGGCGGCAGCCGCGTGACGTTCGCGACCGGCCTGGCTGCGTACAAGCTGGGGCTTGATCTACAGGCTCAGATGCAAGACCGCGCTGCCCGGCTGTGGAAGTGCAAGCCAGAAGACGTGAAGGTCGATGGCGGCGTGTATTCGCACAACGGTGACAGCGCGACGTTCAAAGAACTCGCAGTGAAGATCTCGCAATCGGCGCTCGAGCCAGTCGTTGGCAAGAGCAGCGTATCGCCCGAAGGTTCGACTAACGGTTTTGGTACGCACATCGCCGACGTGCATGTCGATCCGGAAACGGGCAAGGTTACCGTGCTCCGTTACACAGCGGTGCAAGACGCCGGCAAAGCGATTCACCCGAGCTATGTCGAGGGCCAGATGCAAGGCGGCGCGGTGCAAGGGATCGGCTGGGCGCTGAACGAAGAATACTTCTTCGACAACAAAGATCAGATGCGCAACGCGAGCTTTCTCGATTACCGCATGCCGACGTGCCTCGATGTGCCGATGATCGAAACGATCATTGTCGAAGTGCCGAATCCGGGACATCCGTATGGTGTGCGCGGCGTGGGTGAAACGCCGATCGTGCCGCCGCCGGCGACGGTCGCGAATGCCGTGCAGCGTGCGACCGGTGTGCGGTTCACCGAGTTGCCGATGTCGCCGCCGAAGGTTTGGAAGAAATTGAGCGAGAAATAGTTCTCGATGGCAACCATCTTCATTCCAGCGCAGTTGCGAAGTTTGACCAGCGGTTCAAACACCGTTGTCTTGCCCGCTGCGAATGTCGGTGAGGCGATCGAACTCCTAGAGCAGAGTTATCCCGGCATCCGCGCGCGGTTGTGTCAGGGAAATGATCTGTTGCCTGGATTTCAGTTGTCGATCGATCATCGCTTTACCCGGCAGGGATTATCGGCCGAGCTCGCGCCTGACAGCGAAGTTCATTTCTTGCCCGTGATTGGCGGCGGGTAATGCCGAACTAAGAGAGTCGCCACCGATTCATTTCTGTACGAATCGTTAGCTTTGCACCCACACTTTGGAGGTGCGAGCAACCCGCAAGGCATTCGGTGTGGGCTGCTTAGGAATTCTGTAGTAGTTGTAATGTGAATGCTGGTATACCCACTTTCGATCTGATTGTAGAAGTGATACACGCTTCGATAATCAGCGAGACCTGCGGTGTCCGTCAAGATGCATTTGCCCCCGGCTACGAGCCAATCTCTCCCGCCCGAAACGCCCGCCGAACACTTGGAACAGATTCGCCAGCAGATCACTGCCATCGGTGATTTATTGCCGCCGCAGGGACCTATCTCGGCGTTTGTGTTTCTCAACGCATTGCAAGCCCTCGAGGATCTGTCGTTTGAACAAGGGCTGAAAGAAGGGGCCCGGCTGTTTCGTTGCCAGCCGTATCTGAATGAAGAACGCTACCGCGAACGGCTGACGCCGGGACGGATTCGCACGATCGATTTGCAGCAAGCGTTGCTCGACGATTTGAACGGCCGCGCGAGTGAAGTGGTCTTCGGCAAGACGACGCGTTACGACTTGCGACTGGCCATGCTCAAGTATCCGCTGCGCACTGGCACCGCGGAAGAGTTGCGGTGGTATATCGACGAGACCGACGCGCTGGAAAAGATGCGTCCCGAAACGCCGACCAGTTATCGCGAGCAGTTCTTGCGCGATAGTAAACACTGGATCATGCGCGACGCGCGAACGGCTGGTGTGGCGGAGAACTATCAACCCGATGTCGGGGACCAGCGGACTCAGCAACTGCTCGCCGATCTGCTGGCTCGGTATGGCACAGCGAACATGGAGAGCTGGACGCCGGCGACTTGGGAAACGGTGTCGCTGAGCGTGCTGTGGCGAGTTTGCGAAGCGGGCGTGCGCGGTTTGCCGGCGCCGCAAGCTACCGATCTACCGCCACTACGGCATCGCGATATTCTGCTCGCGGCCACCGGTGAGGATAGCGACATTCTGGTGCACGAAGTTCTCATTCGCTTTTGTGCGTCATTCGCCGATCAAGGCTTTGCCGAATGGCTGCTGCCCGAACGGGGCGAAGGGTTCTTCCGGTCGTTTTGTCGGCTGTATGGTCAGAGCGGCGGCCCGCCCAATCAATGGCTCGCCGGCTTACCGAAAGAATTGCAGCGAGCACTGGCCATCGAGCAATCGCCGCTCGAGTCGATTCGCGAATCGCTGCAGTTGCTCGGTGTGTCGGATAAGCATCAGAAGGATTTTCTCACAGCCGATATTCTCGCGCTGCAGGGCTGGGCGGGGTTGCTGTGGAACATGGAAGTCCGCGGCGATCGCGTCGCGATGCCTTCGCCGCCGGGCACGCTCATCGAGTTCGTCGCCGTCCGGCTGATTCTGGTTCGTTTGGCGCTGGCCTCTATCGCGCAGCAAAAACTGGGTTATCGCGGACCGCTGGCCGATTTGTATGACTGTGATTTCGTGAAGGAGTTGCAACGGCCGAAGTATAGCGCTGAGCAGCGGGCTTTTTATCCGTTTCAGCTCGCGCAGGTGTTGGGATGGAACACGCAAGAGCTGAGCAGCCTGGCGCGGAGCGAGTGGGATCAACTGATTCGCGAGATCGAATCGTTTCACAGCTTTGATCGGCGGCGAATTTTTCACCAGGCCTTTGAACGCCAATATCGAGTGCAGGCGCTCGATGCCTTTTCGGCCCATGCTCATCAAGCCGCGCGGCGAGTCGAGAAGCCTAGGTTTCAAATCACTTGCTGCATCGACGCTCGCGAGGAATCATTTCGTCGGCATCTCGAAGAAGTTGCGCCCGATGTAGAGACCTTCGGCGCACCGGGCTTCTTCGGGGTCGCCATGTATTACCGCGGCCAGGCCGATGCCAACTATGCAGCTCTCTGCCCGATCGTGGTGCGGCCGAAGCATTGGGTCATCGAAGAAGTGGTGCTGCCGTTTCAAGAAACGAGCGATCGCAAAGCCAAGACGCGGAAGACCATCGGCGTGGCTTCACTGCGGATGCACCGGGGCAGTCGCAATCTGGCCAGCGGCGCGCTCCTTACTGCCAGTCTCGGCGTGCTGGCTTCGATTCCGCTGGTGGCCCGCGTCCTCTTTCCGCGCTGGACCGCGCAGTTCAGCAAGAAGGCAAGCGACTTTGTCGCGCCGCCGACCGTGACTCGCTTGCGACTCGAACGGCAAACGGAATTGCCCGGCATGGACGACGAATCGCTCGGCTTTTCGCTGACCGAAATGGCGAACATGGGCGAGAAGATGCTCCGCGACATCGGCTTGACCGAGAACCTCGCTCGGCTGGTGATCTTCCTCGGGCATGGCTCGTTTTGCCTCAATAATCCGCACAAATCGGCCTATGACTGCGGCGCTTGCAGCGGCAGTCCCGGTGGACCAAACGCGCGAGCCCTGGCGACGTTTTTGAACGACCCGCGCGTTCGCGAAATCATCGCCAGTCGCGGCTTGCAGATTCCCAAGGACACGTGGTTCCTCGGCGGCTTGCACAACACGGCGCTCGATACCGTGACGTTTTCAAATCTCGATTTGCTGCCGAATTCGCATCGCCGCGACTTCGAATCGATGCAAAAGACACTGGCCGAAGCGATGCAGCGGAATGCCCACGAACGTTGTCGGCGGTTCTTTTCGGCGCCGCTCGACATCACGCCCGCCGGTGCTCGCCAACATGCGGAAGAGCGAAGCGAGGACCTGGCTCAGACGCGGCCTGAGTTCGGCAATGCGTCGAATGCGATGTGCTATGTCGGCCGTCGGAGTCGCGTTCGCAATTTGTTCATGGACCGCCGCTGCTTCATGCATTCGTACGACATTACTGCGGACGATGCGAACAGCACGATCCTCGGCCGGATCTTGGCGCCGGTGGTGCCGGTCTGCCAGGGGATCAACCTGATGTACTACTTCTCCGCCGTCGATCCGGTGGGCTGGGGATGCGGCACGAAGCTGCCGCACAATGTGGTTTCACTGCTCGGTGTGATGGATGGTTACGCCAGCGACTTGCGAACCGGCTTGCCGGTGCAGGGAGTGGAAATTCATGAGCCGATGCGGCTGCTGTTTATTATCGAAACCACGCCGGAGCGAATCTTGGCGATCATGGAGCGCGACAAGCTCGTCGGCCGCATCTTGAAGAACGGCTGGGCGCAACTCGCCGTGCTCGATCCCGACAGCAATCAATTGCAGATCTATCAAAATGGCCAATTCGAGCCGTATGTACCGGAAGTGACCGGCTTGCCACACGCCACGTCGAGCGTCGATTGGTATCGCGGCTGGCGCGAGCATCTGGCCTTTGCCTCGATTCAACCGCAAGAAACGACGTAAGCATCGATGCCCACCGAAGAACAAATATTCCGCGCGCTCGGGCTGATCGTCGTTGCCGCGCCGCTGTTGCTGACGATCATCATGGGGCTGCTGACCTTGGCCAGCACACCGCTGGGCGAAAGGGCGTCGAGTCGTCTCTGCCAACTCAGCACCGTGATCGGCTTGCTGGCTTCGCTCGGCATTCTGGGTTGCATGCTGGCCTGGGGACCGCGCAACGTCACCGTCAATCTGGGCGAATGGGTTGCCGTGCACGAGTTTCATTTCTCCGTGAAGTTTATTTTCGACCGACTGTCGGTGCCGTTTGCGATCTTGATTTTTGTGCTCTGCGGCGTGATCGGCGGCTTTGCGACGCGCTACATGCATCGCGAACCGGGTTACAACCGCTTCTTTGTGTTGTTCTCGGTGTTCATGCTCGGCATGATCATCACTTCGCTGGCTGGCACGATCGAAACGTTGTTCACGGGCTGGGAACTGGTCGGTGTTTCCTCCGCGCTGCTGGTGGCATTCTTTCATGAACGAGCCGCGCCGGTGCGGAATGGTCTGCGAGTGTGGATCGTTTATCGCGTTTCCGATGCCGCGTTGTTGACTGCCTCGGTTGTCATGCATCATTTGCACGGCCATGGCGACTTTCAGGAATTTCTCGGCGTGGGTAATGGTGTGAGTTGGCCGGCGGGGCAAGTCATTGGGCTCGATGCGCAAAGCACGTTGCTCGTCGGTTTGTTGCTGTTGATCGCCGCGGCGGGCAAGAGTGCACTCGTGCCGTTCTCGGGTTGGTTGCCGCGGGCGATGGAAGGACCGACGCCTTCGAGCGCCGTTTTTTACGGCGCGCTCTCGGTGCATCTTGGCGCATATCTGCTGCTGCGTATCAGTCCGCTGCTGGACGATTCACTCGCGCTTTCGCTGGCCGTGATGACCATCGGTCTGGTCACGGCTGGCTTTGCGTCGTTTGCGGGTCGCGTGCAGACCGACATCAAATCGGCGCTCTCGTTTGCCTCGTTGACGCAGGTTGGTTTGATCGTGGCCGAGATCGGCGTCGGCTACTTTTGGGAACCGCTGCGCTACGTCGCGCTCGTTCACATCCTGGGTCATGCCTGCTTTCGCACGCTGCAGTTTATTCGCGCTCCTTCGTTGCTGTACGACTATGGAACGCTGGAAAATGCGATCGGCAGCCGCTTGCCGGCCGCGGGGCGCGGCGCATGGTTGCCCTCAGCGACACGCACTTGGCTGTATCGATTGGCGCTCGAAAAAGGTTATCTCGACGCCTGGCTGGGAATGCTATTTGTCGACCCCATCCTGGGTTTGCTACGGCTCTGCGACGCGCTGGAGCGCCGCTGGTCAGGTCTGTTTGAAGGTGACCCGGAGCAGCCTGCGCCGGTCGCTCGTCCCTCGTCGACGATTGTCGCCGAAGCGCCTCCTGCCAAGACGCTCGCCGGCCAATTGCTGGAGAAGTCGCGATGAGCGAACTCCATCTTCCCTGGCTGGAACTGTGCGTTCTGTTGCCGCTGATCGGCTCGCTAGTGGCGTTTCGCTACCGCGAACCTTCCGAAGCTCACACCGTGGGCGTCGGTTTTTCGTTAGCCACGTTTTTCTTGGCGACGGGCGCCTGGTTCGATTTTATCTACATGCGCGCCAGTGTTGCCGAGGACAAGTTCCACATCATGACGCGACTGCTGGGTCGCGAGTTTTTTCAACTCGATGAAATCAGCGCACCGCTACTGCCGCTCGGTGCCTTGCTGTTTGCCCTGGTGATCATCGCGACGGTGCGCTCCAAGGCTCGGCGGTTTTCGTTCTTCTGGACGTTGCTGTCGGAAGCGATCGTGCTGGCGACGTTCTCTTGCAAAGAGCCGTGGCTGATCATTTCGCTCCTCACGCTGGCCACGCTGCCGCCGTTTTTCGAAATGCGTGCCCGCGGGCGAGCTACTGGCATGTATGTCTTTTACATGGCGATCTTTATCGTCTTCATGATTCTCGGCTGGGGAATTGTGATGATCGAAGAACGATCGACGAAGCATGTACACACGCTGTATGCGATCCTTCCGCTCCTCGCCGCCGTGCTGATTCGCAGCGGTGTGTTTCCGTTTCACAGCTGGGTGCCGGACTTTTTTGACAAGTCGTCGTTCGGCACGGCGCTGCTGTTTGTCACTCCGCTCACCGGTGTCTATGCAGCCGTGCGACTGGTGTTGCCGGTCGCGCCCGATTGGGTGATGCGCAGCCTGGGGCTGATGTCGCTCTTCACCGCGGTCTATGCCGGCGGCATGACGCTGGTGCAAACCGAAGGACGGCGACTCTTCAGCTTTTTGTTTATGAGTCACGCTGCCGTCATCCTTGTCGGGTTGGAAATGGCGACCGTGCAAGGCTTGACGGGTGCGCTCTGCACTTGGATCTCGGTGAGCTTGTCGCTTACCGGTTTTGGTCTCGCGATGCGCGCTGTCGAAGCCCGCCGCGGCCGGTTGCAGCTGACATCGTATCAAGGGCTGTATGAGCAGATGCCGCTCCTCGCGGTTTGCTTCTTACTGACGGGCATTGCCGGCGTGGGCTTTCCCGGCACGATGGGTTACGTCGGCTCGGAGCTGCTCATCGACGGCGCCGTAGCGACCTATCCGCTGGTCGGGATCGCCGTGGTCATTGCGTCGGCCCTCTGCGGCATCGCGGTGTTGCATGTTTACTTTCTGCTCTTCACCGGCGCTCGGCACATTTCCAGCATTTCGCTCCGCATGGGACGGCGGGAGAAAGTGGCCCTGCTCACGCTCGTGGTGATTCTGTTTGCCGGCGGCATCGTACCGCAGTTAAACATTGCCTCGCGACATCACGCTGCCGAGGAACTGCTGAATCACCGCGGCATCGATATCGTCAACGCCCGCCCGCCGTGGTTGCAGGACGGCACGGCGGGGCCAGCGCCGATTCGACCGGCACATCGGGCGGCGAAAGGGCGATAGCGAGGCAGTCATCTCGGCTTCGAAATTCCGGCTGTTCTGGCCCAATCGATCGGCCGCAAACTGCTGCCTCCATTCCACTTACTGCGTGCGTGGCTCTTTTCTAGCTATTTCACCCGCGGTTGACGGCTTGCGGGGGGGCTGAATAGCATGGGAAGTTTGTTTTCCGCTGCTATTTCCAATTTTTTCGGCCCATTTTTCGGATTGTCGCCACAGATGCTCGTTACCAAAGTCGGTCTCGTGGGAATGGGGACCGTCGGCGCTGGTGTGGCCCGACTGCTGATCGAACATGGCGACCGCACCGCCCGGCACGCGGGACGCGTCCTGTGGGTCGAAGAGGTCGTCGTCGCCGATCCCAAAAAGGCCCGCGATTTCGCCTTGCCGAAAACCGTGACGCTGTCGGATGATCTGACGCGGATCACGAAGAATCCAGACATCAAAATCGTCGCGCACCTCGTCGGCGGTCTGGAACCGGCGCGGACGATCATGCTTAAGTTGCTCGAGAGCGGCAAGGATGTCGTGACGGCGAACAAAGCCCTTCTCGCCGAGCATGGCCCGGAGATTTTTGACCGGGCCCGCGAACTGGGTCGCGCGATCGCCTTCGATGCTGCGGTCGCCGGCGGCATTCCGATTATCACCAATATCAGCCAGTGCTTCTCGGCTAATCAGATCCTGTCGCTCCGCGGCATTTTGAACGGCACGAGCAATTTCATCGTCTCGCAAATGGATGGCCAAGGTGAGACGTACGCCGAAGCGCTGAAGGAAGCTCAGAAGCGCGGCTACGCCGAAGCCGATCCGACGATGGACGTGAGCGGCGCCGATGCCGCCCAGAAACTGGCGATTCTCGCGCATCTCGCCTTCGGCGCGCAGGTGCATTGGAACGACATTCCGCGCGTCGGCATCGATACGCTCGACGCTGCCGATCTGTACTACGCCCGCGAGCTCGGCTATCGCATCAAGCTGATCGCCGTGGCTCAGCTGCGGGACAGCGGCCTAGAGTTGCATGTCACGCCGAACCTCGTAAAGATCGGCACGCCGCTGGCCGAAGTTCGCAGCGCCTACAACGCCATCAGCGTCGTCGGCGACGCCGTCGGCCCGATCTTTTTCCACGGACTTGGCGCAGGTCAGATGCCGACCGCCTCGGCCGTCGCTGCCGACATGATCGACATGGCCGTCGGCCGCACCCCGATCACGTTCCGCACGCTCGAACTCTGGTCGAACAAAGAAGCCCGCGTGCAACAGTGCGACCACAGCTTGCTGCCGAGTCGCTACTACATCCGCCTGACCGTCGAAGATCGCCCTGGCGTGCTGGCAGAAGTCACT contains:
- a CDS encoding proton-conducting transporter transmembrane domain-containing protein is translated as MPTEEQIFRALGLIVVAAPLLLTIIMGLLTLASTPLGERASSRLCQLSTVIGLLASLGILGCMLAWGPRNVTVNLGEWVAVHEFHFSVKFIFDRLSVPFAILIFVLCGVIGGFATRYMHREPGYNRFFVLFSVFMLGMIITSLAGTIETLFTGWELVGVSSALLVAFFHERAAPVRNGLRVWIVYRVSDAALLTASVVMHHLHGHGDFQEFLGVGNGVSWPAGQVIGLDAQSTLLVGLLLLIAAAGKSALVPFSGWLPRAMEGPTPSSAVFYGALSVHLGAYLLLRISPLLDDSLALSLAVMTIGLVTAGFASFAGRVQTDIKSALSFASLTQVGLIVAEIGVGYFWEPLRYVALVHILGHACFRTLQFIRAPSLLYDYGTLENAIGSRLPAAGRGAWLPSATRTWLYRLALEKGYLDAWLGMLFVDPILGLLRLCDALERRWSGLFEGDPEQPAPVARPSSTIVAEAPPAKTLAGQLLEKSR
- a CDS encoding proton-conducting transporter transmembrane domain-containing protein; protein product: MSELHLPWLELCVLLPLIGSLVAFRYREPSEAHTVGVGFSLATFFLATGAWFDFIYMRASVAEDKFHIMTRLLGREFFQLDEISAPLLPLGALLFALVIIATVRSKARRFSFFWTLLSEAIVLATFSCKEPWLIISLLTLATLPPFFEMRARGRATGMYVFYMAIFIVFMILGWGIVMIEERSTKHVHTLYAILPLLAAVLIRSGVFPFHSWVPDFFDKSSFGTALLFVTPLTGVYAAVRLVLPVAPDWVMRSLGLMSLFTAVYAGGMTLVQTEGRRLFSFLFMSHAAVILVGLEMATVQGLTGALCTWISVSLSLTGFGLAMRAVEARRGRLQLTSYQGLYEQMPLLAVCFLLTGIAGVGFPGTMGYVGSELLIDGAVATYPLVGIAVVIASALCGIAVLHVYFLLFTGARHISSISLRMGRREKVALLTLVVILFAGGIVPQLNIASRHHAAEELLNHRGIDIVNARPPWLQDGTAGPAPIRPAHRAAKGR
- a CDS encoding homoserine dehydrogenase encodes the protein MLVTKVGLVGMGTVGAGVARLLIEHGDRTARHAGRVLWVEEVVVADPKKARDFALPKTVTLSDDLTRITKNPDIKIVAHLVGGLEPARTIMLKLLESGKDVVTANKALLAEHGPEIFDRARELGRAIAFDAAVAGGIPIITNISQCFSANQILSLRGILNGTSNFIVSQMDGQGETYAEALKEAQKRGYAEADPTMDVSGADAAQKLAILAHLAFGAQVHWNDIPRVGIDTLDAADLYYARELGYRIKLIAVAQLRDSGLELHVTPNLVKIGTPLAEVRSAYNAISVVGDAVGPIFFHGLGAGQMPTASAVAADMIDMAVGRTPITFRTLELWSNKEARVQQCDHSLLPSRYYIRLTVEDRPGVLAEVTGVLGRNQISIASVIQHEPSEEDGGQSIVPLVIMTAQATEGAARKAMEEIGKLAAVRPNAVRMRVLD